CGCGGGGATTGAAACAGGGGCCGGCGGCTGATTCCCGCGCGGCCCCTGGGGTTGTCCGACATGCTGCCCCGGCATCGCGGGGATTGAAACGTCGAACCGGCCAATGTTCGGCAGGCGGTCGAAGCGGGTCCGACATGCTGCCCCGGCATCGCGGGGATTGAAACATGGCGACTTTGATAGTGGCGGTGACTTGTTCTTTTGGTCCGACATGCTGCCCCGGCATCGCGGGGATTGAAACAGCCATCTCCCCATGCGGACTGGCTTGACCTTCCGGCAGGAATGGTCCGACATGCTGCCCCGGCATCGCGGGGATTGAAACGGTAGCGGCGCGGCCGCTTCACCACCTTTTCCGCTTCCGTCCGACATGCTGCCCCGGCATCGCGGGGATTGAAACTGTGTAGCTTCGTCATTTCTCATTCCTCGCACCGGCTAACGTCCGACATGCTGCCCCGGCATCGCGGGGATTGAAACGGTAGCCATGTTCTATATCTCCATATCACTGACTGTGGTCGTCCGACATGCTGCCCCGGCATCGCGGGGATTGAAACTAATCAGAAGGGTTCAAGAGCTTTTCGGGCGCAATGCGTCCGACATGCTGCCCCGGCATCGCGGGGATTGAAACTTGGGTTCTGCGGGCGTCCCCCGCGTGTAGTTCCCGCGTCCGACATGCTGCCCCGGCATCGCGGGGATTGAAACCGGCCTGTAGACTTTCGTCGAGGAAGCCGCCGGCAGCGTCCGACATGCTGCCCCGGCATCGCGGGGATTGAAACGCGTTCCGCAGCCGGCGCACTGGCATGTTGAGCCGTCTTGTCCGACATGCTGCCCCGGCATCGCGGGGATTGAAACTTTGGGCTGCTGAGCACGTCGATGATTTCTTGGATTTCGTCCGACATGCTGCCCCGGCATCGCGGGGGGGGCCGGCGACCGATTACCGCGTGCAGATCGGCGTCGAGCAGACGGCGCGCCCGGCGACCGCCGGCGCCCCGTCAGCCACCGCCAGTGCGACGGCCACGGTCCACGAAGAATGGCTCGCGGAAGGGACGGTCGGCACGGTGAACCAGAAGATGGAGACCAGAACCACATTCAGGAGATCTATCGCGATCTGTTCGGCCGGCTGGCCGAGCCGGGCGGCCGCGACTTTTGGGTGGCCATGCTGACGCAAGGCACTTCCCGCAGCACGGTCGCCTACGACATCGTCAAGCTGGCTTTCCCCGAAGAGTTTCAATACGACACGGTGGCCGCGCTCTACCGGCAGTATCTGGGCCGTGCCCCGGATGCGGCCGGCATTCAATTCTGGACGGCGTATCTTTACGGCGGCGGAACGATTGAGGGAATGGCCTGGGCGCTGGTCGGCTCCCAGGAGTACTTCCAAACGCAGGGCGGCGGCAGCAACGCGGGCTTTTTAAGCGCCCTCTTTCACGACGCGCTCGGCCGCCCGATCGATGCGGGCAGCCTGGCGTATTTCGAGGGCCTGATGGACCGCGGCCTGACGGCTTCCGACGTGGTCGCCGTCGCTGACCTAACCAGAAAGCCTGCCGCAAACCTCCCGCGAACGACGCGGGACCGCATAAGATATACTTCACGCGGCCGAGAATGAGACCTTTTGCCGCGAGGAAAGGCGGTGGCTGGGGCAGGAGCTTGGCCACATCACGGCTGGCGCCCGTCAACGCGTGGCCCGCAAACCACGTCGGACCAAACCCCGAGCCCCGAAACCAGCCCTGAACCCCGAACCCTGCGATGCACACCCTTTCGATCACGGAACAACCCGCAGGACCGTCGCGCGGCTCACGTGAGCTTGGCGGCTAACACGAATAACAACCATAGCTTACGTTTCGACGCCCGTAGCAGACTTTGTCAGAAGTCTGGTCGTCGCCGCGAGTTACGGCCAGAATTCTCACGAATTCCGCCACCCGGCACGCACCTGCCGTTGCCGCATGATGGAGGCGCGGCGGTAGGGAATTTGCGGGTGGTACCGCCCGATTGGGGCCAAGTCGGCGTGCCGGTGGGTTCCGGCGTATCGACTTGGCGTCGGTTAGCGATTAAACTGCTTCGGACTCACCTTCGCCACCAAACATGGAAGTCGCTCTGGGCGGCCCCGCCTATTTCCTACTCGGCGGACTGTCGCAAGTTAGCTGACCTGACTTAATGAAACGATCGTTCTACGACCGCAACGCCCAGAAGATCCTGCTGATCTCGGCGTTCTTGTTCTTTCCGACGATGATCGGAGCGCTGAAGGCGCTGCGCAGCAACAAGAACGACGTGGCCCAATGGCTGCCGGCCCAGTACGAAGAAACCACCAC
Above is a window of Pirellulales bacterium DNA encoding:
- a CDS encoding DUF4214 domain-containing protein, with the translated sequence MARGRDGRHGEPEDGDQNHIQEIYRDLFGRLAEPGGRDFWVAMLTQGTSRSTVAYDIVKLAFPEEFQYDTVAALYRQYLGRAPDAAGIQFWTAYLYGGGTIEGMAWALVGSQEYFQTQGGGSNAGFLSALFHDALGRPIDAGSLAYFEGLMDRGLTASDVVAVADLTRKPAANLPRTTRDRIRYTSRGRE